In Nitrosopumilus sp., one DNA window encodes the following:
- a CDS encoding ribonucleotide-diphosphate reductase subunit beta, translating into MYSVILTELGISVFNDKKMEKAFPFSNPVKEYLLVKNKESKLNELVNYLASTQRGVSVSDESLLAILKKYSIDCYLMDELELENTQATKPQIIVDSGFASNLQDTLGKLREFALGLSSSKVTEVSESPDLHIIQAINSLDEIDKIANGLSSRLREWYGLHFPELDNIIDSINGYAQIVLAGKRESLTKQVFDEAGFPESKVEMLSLISSKSRGGDISDVNLSIVQSIAKQILDFHDLRKKLEDHVESEMQEIAPNLSAILGSAVGARILGRAGSLKRLASLPASTIQVLGAEKALFRSLKTGSQPPKHGLLFQHAMVHAAPRWQRGKIARAVAAKAVIAARVDVYGEGLNQTLLEKLNIRVDEIGKKYENPTENYTRPPQMFRREGGRFDSPRREGGERRREGGRFDSPRREGGERRREGGRFD; encoded by the coding sequence ATGTATTCTGTAATTTTAACAGAACTAGGGATATCAGTATTCAATGATAAAAAGATGGAAAAGGCATTTCCATTCTCAAATCCAGTTAAAGAATATCTTTTAGTGAAAAATAAAGAATCAAAATTAAACGAGCTTGTTAACTATCTGGCTTCAACTCAAAGAGGAGTTTCAGTCAGCGATGAATCATTACTTGCAATTCTAAAAAAATATTCTATTGATTGCTATCTTATGGATGAATTAGAATTGGAAAACACACAAGCAACAAAACCACAAATTATTGTTGATTCAGGCTTTGCATCTAATCTTCAAGACACGCTTGGAAAACTTAGAGAGTTTGCACTAGGGTTATCATCTTCAAAAGTCACAGAAGTATCAGAAAGTCCGGATCTGCATATTATTCAAGCAATTAATTCACTAGACGAAATTGATAAAATTGCAAATGGACTTAGTTCAAGACTAAGAGAATGGTATGGATTACATTTTCCAGAATTAGACAATATCATAGACAGTATCAACGGATATGCACAAATAGTTCTTGCAGGAAAACGTGAATCATTAACAAAGCAAGTTTTTGACGAAGCAGGCTTTCCAGAATCGAAAGTAGAAATGTTATCATTAATTTCATCAAAGAGTAGAGGTGGCGATATCTCAGATGTTAATTTATCAATTGTTCAATCAATTGCAAAACAAATTCTTGACTTTCATGATTTACGTAAAAAACTTGAAGATCATGTAGAGTCTGAAATGCAAGAAATTGCACCTAATCTTTCAGCAATACTTGGAAGTGCAGTAGGTGCAAGAATTTTAGGAAGAGCTGGAAGTCTTAAGAGATTAGCATCACTTCCTGCCAGTACAATTCAAGTACTAGGTGCAGAAAAAGCATTGTTTAGATCACTGAAGACAGGTTCTCAACCACCAAAACATGGATTGTTATTCCAACATGCAATGGTTCATGCAGCCCCAAGATGGCAAAGAGGAAAGATTGCACGAGCAGTTGCTGCAAAAGCAGTCATTGCAGCAAGAGTTGATGTTTATGGTGAGGGACTAAATCAAACTTTACTTGAAAAACTCAACATACGAGTTGATGAGATAGGTAAAAAATATGAAAATCCAACTGAGAATTATACGAGGCCACCTCAAATGTTCAGAAGAGAAGGTGGAAGATTTGACAGTCCAAGAAGAGAAGGTGGCGAAAGAAGAAGAGAAGGTGGAAGATTTGACAGTCCAAGAAGAGAAGGTGGCGAAAGAAGAAGAGAAGGTGGAAGATTTGACA
- a CDS encoding dihydroorotate dehydrogenase yields the protein MESSLETSIGQIQLDRPVMLASGILGISLDVFKRLYLSGAGAVVTKSLSIEPWEGYPNPTIFSVKGGGWINAVGLSNPGAPNFAKIIESNKDVPIIVSLVGSIPEDFEMMIKQFEHCQVTAYELNLSCPHVAKVGLEVGDDIELVKTIVSTVKNSTSTPVIAKVGLGTSNYLNTVGAAIDSGIDAITAINTVRAMGIDVETQRPILSNRYGGLSGTPIKPIAIRCVYEISSKYDIPIIGCGGISTWEDAIEFFLAGASAIQLGSAIGENWIGVFHEINKGILQYMKRKNYSTIKEMVGLAKRS from the coding sequence GTGGAATCCAGCCTTGAAACTTCCATAGGTCAAATACAGCTTGATCGACCTGTAATGTTAGCGTCAGGAATTTTAGGAATTTCATTAGATGTGTTTAAACGGCTATATCTGTCGGGCGCTGGTGCTGTTGTAACTAAATCTCTAAGTATAGAACCATGGGAAGGATATCCAAACCCTACTATTTTTAGTGTTAAAGGAGGTGGATGGATTAATGCAGTAGGTCTCTCAAATCCAGGCGCACCAAATTTTGCAAAAATAATTGAATCTAACAAAGATGTTCCAATTATTGTGAGTTTGGTTGGATCGATTCCTGAAGATTTTGAAATGATGATTAAACAATTTGAGCATTGTCAAGTAACAGCTTATGAATTAAATTTATCGTGCCCACATGTTGCTAAAGTTGGTCTTGAAGTTGGAGATGACATTGAATTGGTTAAGACAATTGTTTCTACAGTAAAAAATTCTACTAGTACTCCTGTAATTGCTAAAGTAGGTCTTGGAACTTCTAATTATCTTAATACTGTTGGTGCTGCAATAGATTCTGGAATAGATGCAATTACTGCCATTAACACTGTTCGTGCTATGGGAATAGATGTTGAAACACAACGTCCAATTCTTAGTAATAGATATGGTGGATTATCTGGTACTCCCATAAAACCAATTGCAATAAGATGTGTGTATGAAATATCCTCAAAATATGATATTCCCATCATTGGTTGCGGTGGCATATCTACATGGGAGGATGCAATTGAATTTTTCTTGGCAGGAGCATCTGCAATTCAACTTGGTAGTGCAATAGGTGAGAATTGGATAGGTGTATTTCATGAAATTAACAAAGGTATCTTACAATATATGAAGAGAAAAAATTATTCAACTATCAAGGAAATGGTGGGACTTGCAAAGAGATCATAA
- a CDS encoding ribose ABC transporter permease, which yields MIKRKQLGQHFLNSSTIAKSIISDAEISKNDIVYEVGTGLGILTPLLCEKAQKVISIDLDENLVRNAKIKFSNIENLILKSGDGFKNIDTFTIFISNLPYSKSKDAVEWLAQTSFSHGVIMVQKEFADKLLAKSSKNRKAISIIATHAFEITMLSKVGKNNFSPPPKVDSVLLKIVKKNNLKKDIILTIHKIFSYRRKTVKNILKQFNMETVIDKRIDDLSGDEIITIANQILEK from the coding sequence ATGATAAAACGAAAACAACTTGGACAACACTTCCTTAACTCAAGTACTATAGCCAAATCCATAATTTCCGACGCTGAAATTTCAAAAAATGATATTGTTTATGAGGTAGGAACTGGATTAGGAATATTAACTCCTTTACTTTGTGAGAAAGCCCAGAAAGTAATCTCCATTGATCTAGATGAAAATCTTGTCAGAAATGCAAAAATCAAGTTCTCTAATATTGAAAATCTTATCTTAAAATCTGGAGATGGATTTAAGAACATAGATACATTCACAATTTTTATATCTAATTTGCCTTATTCTAAGAGCAAAGATGCCGTAGAATGGCTTGCACAGACTTCTTTTTCACATGGTGTGATTATGGTTCAAAAAGAATTTGCAGATAAATTACTAGCAAAGTCTTCCAAGAACAGAAAAGCAATAAGCATCATTGCAACTCATGCATTTGAAATTACTATGTTATCTAAGGTAGGTAAAAATAATTTTTCACCACCCCCAAAAGTTGACTCTGTACTTTTAAAAATTGTGAAAAAAAATAATCTAAAAAAAGATATAATTCTTACAATTCATAAAATTTTTTCATATAGAAGAAAAACTGTCAAAAATATCCTAAAACAATTCAATATGGAAACTGTAATAGATAAACGAATAGATGATCTATCTGGGGATGAAATAATTACCATTGCAAACCAAATCCTGGAAAAATGA
- a CDS encoding RNA polymerase Rpb4 — MEEVKKKQAISLSEVKEILGKVDPEEMDQIQRWTYDYVSKFASIDSKDAKEMKKHLIKECELTEDEAVEIVNIRPTSLAELRSFTFGWKKLILAETLEKMLKIIKEYS; from the coding sequence ATGGAAGAAGTAAAAAAGAAACAAGCTATTTCTCTTTCGGAAGTTAAAGAAATTTTAGGAAAAGTTGATCCTGAAGAGATGGATCAAATCCAACGTTGGACATATGATTATGTTTCAAAATTTGCGTCAATTGATTCTAAAGATGCAAAAGAAATGAAAAAACACCTCATCAAAGAATGTGAATTAACCGAAGACGAGGCTGTTGAGATTGTTAACATTAGACCAACAAGTTTAGCTGAATTACGTTCTTTCACATTTGGATGGAAAAAATTAATTCTTGCTGAAACTCTAGAAAAAATGCTCAAGATAATTAAGGAGTATTCGTAA
- a CDS encoding dihydroorotate dehydrogenase electron transfer subunit, with protein MQRDHNHPTIVTIEKVIDETPSVRTLIFSDEVMSEALPGQFAMVWIPGVNELPMSIMISNEPGKAAFTVRKHGSASTGLFNVKVGEQIGIRGPYGNSFDLKEGKLLLVGGGTGLVPMMRLLTFIMPHDDVTVLIGAKTKDEVFFEDLAKSLLEEHLHNVIVSTDDGSYGEKGFVTDMVEKLLSKTKFDGVYTCGPEIMMYKTVQSANSRHLFVQASLERMMKCGVGICGSCCVGTDLVCRDGTIFDGLHLSKNKEFGFFHRNKAGILEHY; from the coding sequence TTGCAAAGAGATCATAATCATCCTACAATTGTTACAATTGAAAAAGTAATTGATGAAACACCCAGTGTTAGAACTCTAATCTTCTCAGATGAAGTAATGTCTGAAGCCCTTCCTGGGCAATTTGCAATGGTTTGGATTCCTGGAGTTAATGAGTTACCAATGAGTATAATGATTTCAAACGAACCTGGAAAGGCTGCGTTTACTGTAAGAAAACATGGATCTGCCTCTACTGGTTTGTTTAATGTAAAAGTAGGTGAACAAATTGGAATTAGAGGTCCATATGGAAATTCTTTTGATCTAAAAGAAGGAAAACTTTTGCTTGTTGGTGGTGGAACTGGTCTTGTTCCTATGATGAGATTGCTTACTTTTATAATGCCTCATGATGATGTTACTGTTCTAATTGGTGCAAAAACAAAAGATGAAGTCTTCTTTGAAGATTTGGCAAAAAGTCTTTTGGAGGAACATCTTCATAATGTAATTGTTTCAACTGATGATGGCAGTTATGGAGAAAAAGGATTTGTTACTGATATGGTTGAAAAACTTTTGAGTAAAACCAAATTTGACGGGGTGTATACATGCGGTCCTGAAATTATGATGTATAAAACTGTTCAATCTGCCAATTCTAGACATCTTTTTGTTCAAGCTAGCCTTGAACGAATGATGAAATGCGGTGTAGGAATTTGTGGTAGCTGCTGTGTTGGCACAGATCTAGTTTGTAGGGATGGAACTATTTTTGATGGATTACATCTGTCCAAAAATAAGGAATTTGGCTTTTTTCATAGAAATAAGGCTGGAATTTTAGAACATTATTGA
- a CDS encoding DUF655 domain-containing protein: MYRAQSPPRKYEEYAYVLDFNPRGKSSTVRGREGIIVTAIGEDHLTLLEILGIPNSVFEIDEKIYIGKDGRTKVLSVLGKMEYDKISSSAQSELPIVVQTIVTANESKFVEYINNARPLTPRIHALELIPGIGKTYMKTMLEEREKKKFESYQDLQDRVGFKDPVKHISERIMDEITGESRMNLFVKR; encoded by the coding sequence TTGTATAGGGCACAATCCCCACCTCGAAAGTATGAGGAATATGCATACGTTTTGGATTTTAATCCTAGAGGAAAGTCTTCTACTGTACGTGGAAGAGAAGGAATTATTGTAACTGCAATTGGAGAAGATCATCTTACTCTTTTAGAGATTCTTGGAATACCAAACTCTGTATTTGAAATAGATGAGAAAATCTATATTGGAAAAGATGGACGCACTAAAGTTTTATCTGTTTTGGGCAAAATGGAATATGATAAAATTTCATCGTCTGCACAAAGTGAATTGCCAATAGTAGTGCAAACTATTGTAACTGCCAATGAATCAAAATTCGTCGAATATATTAATAATGCAAGACCTTTAACTCCAAGAATACACGCACTTGAGTTGATTCCGGGAATTGGAAAAACATACATGAAAACAATGTTGGAAGAAAGAGAAAAGAAAAAATTTGAAAGCTATCAGGATCTACAAGATAGAGTTGGATTCAAAGATCCAGTAAAACACATTTCGGAACGAATTATGGATGAAATTACTGGTGAAAGTAGAATGAACCTCTTTGTCAAGAGATGA
- a CDS encoding B12-binding domain-containing radical SAM protein, translating to MGNPKIVLTADRTLMSPYRGLSLATFFGCAPAIDPHRDKNSFWYKILGNQVTPKILFDFICNYIPHTNGIANYAPYGLRKLEAGLLRDGFSRQDVVVAHPDHIEQFIGPDTQVVGTYEMDPLGMGPVTMTFTYGRKQTSYDEFYNTELHHRIKAAKAKTGSKAKVISGASGTWQYNYDPEKIEEFGIYAILEGELGGIAPEIDGHAGRFFNYLINGDFENMDPFRKKSDFKVNIKEFERNGKKIHGRFVNFWDRPELEEIPDIVEPSMHGMVEVMRGCGRGCKFCDVTLRSLRYYPPEKVKREIEINIKKGGSKSAWIHSDDIFVYGMDPRTAKGMEPNREALEELFTAIMSTGVEHTNPTHGTLAGAIADEKLIPNLSKIMKSSPDNMIGIQAGFETGSLRLIGKYADRKLAPYSPDEWHWVVKEGVKTLNQDYWIPAFTLIMGLDNDEQPEDSWDTIRLISELEHEQPDSMFTATALTFVPIGLLEKSDFFHIGNEMTPAQLGVLYKTWQHNFKYGIQKFMTKTGSKGPQRYFFNAIARSLGGVPLGAMEKYARKKSKEHEKVIETVKAKYW from the coding sequence ATGGGTAATCCAAAAATCGTTTTAACAGCTGATAGAACTTTGATGTCTCCATATAGGGGATTGTCTTTGGCAACATTTTTTGGATGTGCGCCAGCAATTGATCCTCATAGAGATAAAAACAGTTTTTGGTATAAAATTCTTGGAAACCAAGTGACCCCAAAAATTCTATTTGATTTTATTTGTAATTATATCCCTCATACAAATGGCATTGCAAATTATGCACCATATGGATTAAGAAAATTGGAAGCTGGTTTACTCCGTGATGGATTTAGCAGACAAGATGTTGTAGTTGCTCATCCTGATCATATAGAACAATTCATCGGACCAGATACGCAAGTTGTTGGAACATATGAGATGGATCCTCTTGGAATGGGTCCAGTTACTATGACATTTACTTATGGTCGAAAACAAACATCGTATGATGAATTTTACAATACTGAATTACATCACAGAATAAAAGCTGCTAAAGCAAAAACTGGAAGTAAAGCTAAAGTGATTTCTGGAGCATCTGGAACTTGGCAATACAACTATGATCCAGAAAAAATTGAAGAATTTGGAATCTATGCAATTCTTGAGGGTGAACTTGGTGGAATCGCACCAGAAATTGATGGACATGCTGGACGATTTTTCAACTATTTGATCAATGGCGACTTTGAAAATATGGATCCTTTTAGAAAGAAAAGTGACTTTAAAGTTAACATTAAAGAATTTGAAAGAAACGGTAAAAAAATTCATGGAAGATTTGTTAATTTCTGGGATAGGCCTGAATTAGAAGAAATTCCTGATATTGTAGAACCTAGTATGCATGGGATGGTTGAAGTAATGCGTGGTTGTGGTAGAGGTTGTAAATTCTGTGATGTTACATTAAGATCATTAAGATACTATCCTCCAGAAAAAGTCAAAAGAGAAATTGAGATTAACATTAAGAAAGGTGGTTCTAAATCTGCATGGATTCACAGTGATGATATATTCGTTTATGGAATGGATCCTAGAACTGCAAAAGGTATGGAACCCAATAGAGAAGCATTAGAAGAACTATTTACTGCAATCATGTCTACTGGAGTTGAACATACAAACCCAACTCATGGAACATTAGCTGGTGCAATTGCTGATGAAAAATTAATTCCGAACCTCTCCAAAATTATGAAATCAAGTCCTGATAACATGATTGGTATTCAAGCTGGATTTGAAACTGGCAGTCTTCGATTAATTGGTAAATATGCAGATAGAAAACTTGCACCGTATTCTCCAGATGAATGGCATTGGGTTGTAAAAGAAGGTGTTAAAACTTTGAATCAAGATTACTGGATTCCAGCATTCACTTTGATTATGGGTCTTGATAATGATGAACAACCTGAAGATTCATGGGATACTATTAGATTAATCAGCGAATTAGAACACGAACAACCTGATTCTATGTTTACTGCTACAGCTTTGACCTTTGTTCCAATTGGTTTACTAGAAAAATCTGACTTCTTCCATATTGGAAATGAAATGACTCCTGCACAACTAGGTGTTCTATACAAAACATGGCAACACAATTTCAAATATGGTATTCAAAAATTCATGACCAAAACCGGATCAAAGGGCCCACAAAGATACTTTTTTAATGCTATAGCTAGATCCCTTGGAGGTGTACCTTTAGGTGCAATGGAGAAATATGCACGTAAAAAAAGTAAGGAACACGAAAAAGTTATTGAGACAGTAAAGGCAAAATACTGGTAG
- a CDS encoding 30S ribosomal protein S30e, which translates to MATHGSLTKAGKVRGQTPKVEGRKIVGTSSSLRNKSNFNKRFVLGRFPGQNKPGQRRKRR; encoded by the coding sequence ATGGCAACACACGGTTCCCTTACTAAAGCAGGAAAAGTAAGAGGACAAACTCCAAAAGTTGAAGGAAGGAAAATTGTAGGTACTAGTTCTAGTCTTAGGAATAAAAGTAACTTCAATAAGCGATTTGTACTGGGTAGATTCCCCGGTCAGAATAAACCTGGACAAAGAAGAAAGAGACGTTAG
- a CDS encoding 50S ribosomal protein L21: MATKKSHGRSHGFKHKSRSVMRKQSPRGVSFLLREYQEGQQALVIIDPRQHKGLPHRRYHGKVGVITSVGRRAITLDVKLGDKSKTLITRLDHIKPFGV; the protein is encoded by the coding sequence ATGGCAACTAAGAAATCTCATGGTCGTTCACATGGATTTAAGCATAAATCCCGATCTGTGATGAGAAAACAGTCTCCAAGAGGAGTCTCATTTCTGTTACGTGAATACCAAGAAGGTCAGCAAGCCCTTGTCATCATTGATCCTCGACAGCACAAAGGATTACCTCACAGAAGATACCACGGAAAAGTAGGTGTCATTACAAGCGTTGGTAGACGTGCTATTACATTAGATGTGAAATTAGGTGATAAATCGAAAACCTTAATCACTAGATTGGATCACATAAAACCATTCGGTGTATAA
- the radA gene encoding DNA repair and recombination protein RadA produces MVEDLRLDSLEGVGPVTTRKLSDAGIHNVMDLIVRGPVEIAEITGMEKDTAEKIVNKARQHLVEGGLIAKDFVSASEIYKHRQSIGKITTGTNCLDTLFDGGIETQALTEVYGEFGCGKTQFAHTLSVMVQKPKAEGGLDGGVLYIDTENTFRPERIVSIAQAHEMDPEKVLDRIIVARAYNSAHQTLILEEAGQIIEENNVKLIIADSAVGLFRSEYLGRGTLSVRQQKLNHFVHLLSRIAETYNCAALATNQVMASPDVFFGDPTRPIGGNVVAHTSTYRIYFKKSGKKRIARMVDSPHHPEEEVIFALGEAGVIDPEDAEKKTKKTTKKVIAKKTKESEVDTTVKTPEVDTTVKTPEVDTTVSTIDVELDDFEPIEE; encoded by the coding sequence ATGGTTGAAGATTTAAGATTAGATAGTTTAGAGGGCGTAGGTCCTGTAACTACAAGAAAATTATCCGATGCAGGTATCCACAACGTCATGGATCTCATCGTCAGAGGTCCTGTAGAGATTGCAGAAATCACTGGAATGGAAAAGGACACAGCTGAAAAAATAGTCAATAAAGCCAGACAACATTTGGTTGAAGGAGGATTAATTGCTAAAGACTTTGTAAGTGCAAGTGAAATTTACAAACACAGACAAAGTATTGGCAAAATTACAACTGGTACAAATTGTCTTGATACATTATTTGATGGTGGTATTGAAACTCAAGCATTAACCGAAGTCTATGGAGAATTTGGTTGTGGTAAAACACAATTTGCTCATACACTATCTGTAATGGTTCAAAAACCAAAAGCAGAAGGTGGTCTTGATGGTGGCGTTTTGTATATTGATACAGAAAATACTTTCAGACCTGAAAGAATTGTGTCCATTGCTCAAGCACATGAAATGGATCCTGAGAAAGTTCTAGATCGTATTATAGTAGCTCGTGCATATAATAGTGCACACCAAACATTGATTCTAGAAGAAGCAGGTCAAATAATTGAAGAGAATAATGTAAAGCTAATTATTGCAGACTCTGCAGTGGGATTGTTCCGTTCTGAATATCTTGGAAGAGGTACATTATCTGTTAGACAACAAAAACTAAATCATTTTGTCCATCTGCTCTCAAGAATTGCAGAAACATACAACTGTGCCGCACTTGCAACAAATCAAGTTATGGCATCCCCTGATGTCTTCTTTGGAGATCCAACTCGTCCTATAGGTGGAAATGTAGTCGCACATACAAGTACCTACAGAATATACTTTAAAAAATCAGGCAAAAAACGAATTGCCAGAATGGTAGATAGCCCTCATCATCCTGAAGAGGAAGTTATCTTTGCTTTGGGTGAAGCAGGTGTGATCGATCCTGAAGATGCAGAGAAAAAGACAAAAAAGACTACAAAAAAGGTAATTGCCAAAAAAACTAAAGAATCTGAAGTAGATACTACAGTGAAAACACCTGAAGTAGATACTACAGTGAAAACACCTGAAGTAGATACTACAGTATCTACAATAGATGTTGAATTAGATGATTTTGAACCAATAGAAGAATAA
- a CDS encoding methyltransferase domain-containing protein, producing the protein MQTKSWKNDEYPPSEDTFFIVDNIKQEKGNFALDIGSGSGYLTKLLSETFSFVVGTDINFEVLKNQTYKTKNLVCCNGSDALKIKFDFIVCNLPYLATDEILDIATDGGAEGFVIPKKIFDSLIHNLEKKGKFVFITSSLSNYQKLIDYAQKLGLKTKIIAKKKLFFEELILIEAVN; encoded by the coding sequence TTGCAAACCAAATCCTGGAAAAATGATGAATATCCTCCATCTGAGGATACTTTTTTCATTGTAGATAACATAAAACAAGAAAAAGGAAATTTTGCTTTAGATATTGGAAGTGGATCTGGATATCTGACCAAATTACTTTCTGAGACTTTTTCTTTCGTAGTTGGAACTGACATAAATTTTGAAGTGTTAAAAAATCAAACTTATAAAACAAAAAATCTTGTTTGCTGTAATGGATCAGATGCATTAAAAATCAAATTTGATTTTATTGTTTGTAATTTACCCTATCTTGCTACTGATGAAATTTTGGATATTGCAACAGATGGTGGTGCTGAAGGATTTGTAATACCTAAAAAAATATTTGATTCACTAATACACAATCTAGAAAAAAAGGGCAAGTTTGTTTTTATAACTTCGTCATTATCCAACTATCAAAAATTAATTGATTATGCTCAAAAATTAGGTTTGAAAACTAAAATTATTGCAAAAAAGAAACTTTTTTTTGAAGAATTAATTTTGATTGAAGCTGTTAATTAA
- the rlmN gene encoding 23S rRNA (adenine(2503)-C(2))-methyltransferase RlmN, whose amino-acid sequence MTDLYRLLPEEMEQLVIDMGYPRYRADQILLPLYYKFPKDISEIKQLPKKMREELIAADYTIGSAKQIHQVVSDDGDTTKLLLKLTNDSYVETVLMQYESSKIGGHPRSTICVSTQIGCAMGCVFCATGQMGFETNLKSEHIVSQVIHFAELLQKRGEHVTNLVFMGMGEPMANYDEMIRAVRILTHDRGFGLGQRHITISTIGIRSGIEKLADENLQIGLAISLHAPNNELRKKLVPTALSNSVQDIIESGRYYFKKTGRRVTFEYALMAGINDSPEIAKELVRLLKGNGSHVNLIPINPTAGDFKRPTEKSILEFEQILSSAGINCTVRVEKGTEISAACGQLRTDIIG is encoded by the coding sequence ATGACAGATCTTTATCGTCTGCTCCCAGAAGAAATGGAGCAATTAGTAATAGATATGGGCTATCCCAGATATAGAGCAGATCAAATTCTATTACCGTTATATTATAAATTTCCAAAAGATATCTCTGAGATTAAACAACTTCCAAAAAAAATGAGAGAAGAACTAATTGCAGCTGATTACACTATTGGTTCAGCAAAGCAAATTCATCAAGTTGTAAGTGATGATGGAGATACTACAAAACTATTGCTTAAACTCACAAACGATAGTTATGTAGAAACTGTTCTAATGCAATATGAGTCATCCAAGATTGGCGGTCATCCAAGATCTACAATTTGTGTTTCAACTCAAATTGGATGTGCAATGGGATGTGTATTTTGTGCAACAGGACAAATGGGATTTGAAACAAATCTTAAATCTGAACACATTGTATCTCAAGTCATTCATTTTGCAGAACTTTTACAAAAACGAGGAGAGCATGTGACAAACTTGGTTTTCATGGGAATGGGTGAACCAATGGCAAATTATGATGAAATGATTCGTGCTGTAAGAATTTTAACTCATGATCGAGGTTTTGGATTAGGTCAACGGCACATCACTATATCTACCATTGGAATTAGATCTGGAATAGAAAAATTAGCTGATGAAAATCTGCAGATTGGTCTTGCAATATCACTTCATGCTCCAAATAATGAATTACGTAAAAAACTAGTTCCTACAGCACTTTCTAATTCTGTTCAAGATATTATTGAATCTGGAAGATATTATTTCAAAAAAACTGGTCGACGCGTGACATTCGAATATGCCCTCATGGCTGGTATCAACGATTCCCCAGAAATTGCAAAAGAATTGGTTAGGCTTTTGAAAGGTAATGGCTCTCATGTAAATTTGATTCCTATCAATCCCACTGCCGGTGATTTTAAACGCCCAACAGAAAAGAGTATTCTTGAATTTGAACAAATTTTATCCAGTGCTGGCATAAATTGTACAGTTCGTGTCGAAAAAGGAACAGAGATCTCTGCTGCTTGTGGACAGCTTAGAACTGATATCATCGGCTAA